In Shouchella patagoniensis, the following are encoded in one genomic region:
- a CDS encoding rod shape-determining protein — protein MFGRDIGIDLGTANVLIYVKGSGIVLDEPSVVALDTRANRVLAVGEEAFRMVGRTPGNIVAIRPMKDGVIANFEMTESMLKHFLDKINVKGLFSKPRILVCCPTNITSVEQKAIREAVEKSGGKNVYLEEEPKVAAIGAGMDIFQPSGNMVVDIGGGTTDVAVLSMGDVVTASSIKVAGDRFDSDILSYIKKQYKLLIGERTSEEIKKQVATVFPGARSEEMEIRGRDMVTGLPRNITITSKEIEVSLVESVAYIVQAAKQVLEKTPPELSADIIDRGVMLTGGGALMHGMDTLLAEELKIPVIIAEEPMHCVARGTGIMLENLDKMSSKRVQI, from the coding sequence ATGTTTGGTCGTGATATTGGAATTGATTTAGGAACAGCAAATGTACTTATTTATGTTAAAGGAAGCGGGATTGTTTTAGATGAGCCATCTGTTGTTGCACTTGATACAAGAGCAAATCGAGTTCTTGCAGTAGGAGAAGAAGCCTTTCGCATGGTTGGACGTACACCTGGAAATATTGTTGCTATTCGCCCAATGAAGGATGGAGTAATTGCAAACTTTGAAATGACGGAGTCCATGTTGAAGCATTTCTTGGATAAAATCAATGTGAAAGGTTTATTCTCAAAGCCACGTATCTTAGTTTGTTGCCCAACAAATATCACATCGGTTGAACAAAAAGCGATTCGTGAAGCTGTGGAAAAAAGCGGCGGTAAGAATGTTTATCTTGAAGAAGAACCAAAGGTGGCGGCCATAGGAGCTGGGATGGATATCTTCCAGCCAAGCGGAAATATGGTCGTCGATATTGGTGGCGGCACAACAGATGTCGCTGTTCTCTCAATGGGAGATGTAGTGACAGCTTCTTCGATAAAGGTAGCAGGGGATCGTTTCGACTCTGATATTTTGTCTTATATAAAAAAACAGTACAAGCTTCTTATTGGCGAAAGGACTTCAGAAGAAATAAAAAAACAAGTAGCTACAGTATTTCCAGGTGCACGCTCGGAAGAAATGGAGATCCGGGGACGAGATATGGTTACGGGTCTTCCTCGCAATATTACGATTACATCAAAAGAAATAGAAGTATCCTTGGTTGAGTCGGTTGCTTATATTGTGCAAGCAGCAAAGCAAGTGCTAGAAAAAACACCACCAGAGCTTTCTGCCGATATTATTGACCGTGGCGTCATGCTGACAGGTGGCGGCGCGCTTATGCATGGTATGGATACATTACTTGCGGAAGAATTAAAGATTCCTGTGATCATTGCAGAGGAACCAATGCATTGTGTAGCTAGAGGAACGGGAATTATGCTAGAGAATTTGGACAAGATGTCGAGCAAGCGCGTTCAAATATAA
- the spoIIID gene encoding sporulation transcriptional regulator SpoIIID, translated as MHDYIKERTIKIGKYIVETKKTVRTIAKEFGVSKSTVHKDLTERLPEINPELANDVKEILEYHKSIRHLRGGEATKVKYKKTIEVVDQPIAKTPR; from the coding sequence GTGCACGATTACATCAAAGAGCGAACTATCAAGATTGGCAAGTACATTGTTGAGACAAAGAAAACAGTGCGAACTATTGCAAAGGAATTTGGTGTCTCAAAGAGTACTGTACACAAGGATCTTACCGAGCGTTTGCCGGAGATTAATCCGGAGCTTGCAAATGACGTAAAGGAAATTCTTGAGTACCACAAGTCTATTCGCCACTTGCGGGGTGGTGAAGCGACAAAGGTCAAATATAAGAAAACGATTGAAGTCGTTGATCAGCCAATCGCAAAAACTCCGCGATAA
- a CDS encoding M23 family metallopeptidase — MKEEKNSSNKIQNLMRKRWLLPAVYLAVAAGLLSAVFFMQNGEEQAELEQTPSEEPGQATEDPGVPVTIAGESVHMPVEDEANYDRVGVFFDSQADESEQAEALVLFDNVYRENKGIDLASKDQEVFPVVAAMSGTVTKAMKDSALGFVVEIDHGGDLKTHYSSLSAIDVQQGAEIEQGDVLGEAGSNTYNEEAGVHVHFEIRQDGVAMNPNDAFGKTSEDLLADFPLGEDKDKEENEKPENEKKPENEKPAEGSDKEDKDADENEKPSSDQVDLPGLE, encoded by the coding sequence ATGAAAGAAGAAAAAAATTCTTCAAACAAAATCCAAAATCTTATGCGTAAACGTTGGTTGTTGCCTGCCGTCTATTTAGCTGTTGCTGCTGGTCTTTTAAGTGCTGTATTCTTTATGCAAAATGGAGAGGAACAAGCTGAACTGGAACAAACACCAAGCGAAGAGCCTGGACAAGCAACAGAGGATCCGGGCGTTCCAGTTACAATTGCTGGAGAGTCTGTCCATATGCCAGTTGAAGATGAAGCTAATTATGATCGAGTAGGTGTCTTCTTTGATTCACAAGCTGATGAATCAGAACAGGCAGAAGCATTAGTGTTATTTGACAATGTTTACCGTGAGAACAAAGGAATTGATTTAGCTAGTAAAGATCAAGAAGTATTCCCTGTCGTTGCTGCAATGAGTGGAACGGTTACAAAAGCAATGAAAGACTCTGCTCTAGGCTTTGTAGTAGAGATTGATCATGGCGGAGACTTAAAAACTCATTATTCAAGTTTAAGTGCAATTGACGTGCAACAAGGTGCTGAAATCGAGCAAGGTGATGTATTAGGGGAAGCTGGAAGCAATACGTATAACGAAGAAGCTGGCGTTCATGTTCACTTTGAGATTCGTCAAGATGGCGTCGCTATGAATCCGAATGATGCATTTGGTAAAACGTCAGAAGATTTATTGGCTGACTTCCCTCTTGGTGAAGATAAGGACAAGGAAGAAAATGAAAAACCAGAAAATGAGAAAAAGCCAGAAAACGAAAAACCAGCTGAAGGATCTGACAAAGAAGATAAAGATGCTGACGAAAATGAAAAACCTTCAAGTGATCAAGTAGACCTTCCAGGATTGGAATAA
- the spoIID gene encoding stage II sporulation protein D yields MKQIIAFVTILVSIVLLVPAAMVAFGDNDKEMADASFGLAYLEKTSEAEETKVQSESVTTEEKKEAIDIPVYRAKKETIEHVPITDYIIGVVASEMPTTYEGEALKAQALAARTYLLSQQLKSQEDRNVSEGALIEDTVKHQVFQSKDELKEIWKDKFEERWNKVEAAVIETEGEIMTYNEQPITASFFSTSNGFTENAEDFWTQEIPYLKSVASPWDKESPRYANEVTIPVETFEDALDVKLPGDGSIGKIIARTDGERVGSVEISGKTFSGREIREALDLDSSDFTWHLSNGNVVIQTKGWGHGVGMSQFGANGMAKEGKSYREIVKHYYQGITIESMESIE; encoded by the coding sequence ATGAAACAAATCATAGCCTTTGTGACGATCCTAGTATCAATTGTGTTGCTTGTCCCTGCTGCTATGGTTGCATTTGGAGATAATGACAAAGAGATGGCCGATGCAAGTTTTGGACTGGCCTATCTTGAGAAAACAAGTGAAGCCGAAGAAACAAAAGTACAGTCAGAGTCAGTAACAACAGAAGAAAAAAAAGAAGCAATCGACATTCCCGTTTATCGAGCAAAAAAGGAAACAATTGAACATGTTCCAATAACCGATTACATAATCGGGGTAGTCGCTTCCGAAATGCCAACAACTTATGAAGGAGAAGCGCTAAAAGCACAAGCACTTGCCGCAAGAACGTATTTATTGTCTCAGCAGCTAAAATCACAGGAAGATAGAAACGTTTCTGAAGGTGCTCTTATAGAAGACACCGTTAAGCATCAAGTCTTTCAAAGTAAAGATGAATTAAAGGAAATTTGGAAGGACAAGTTTGAGGAACGTTGGAATAAAGTTGAAGCGGCCGTCATAGAGACCGAAGGGGAAATTATGACGTATAACGAACAACCAATAACGGCTTCTTTTTTCTCTACAAGTAATGGGTTTACAGAAAATGCAGAAGACTTCTGGACACAGGAGATACCTTATTTAAAAAGTGTAGCAAGTCCGTGGGATAAAGAGTCCCCCCGTTATGCGAATGAAGTGACGATACCAGTGGAGACGTTTGAGGATGCATTAGATGTGAAACTTCCAGGTGACGGGTCGATTGGAAAAATCATCGCTCGAACAGACGGGGAAAGGGTGGGTTCCGTTGAAATAAGTGGAAAGACGTTTTCAGGACGAGAAATTCGGGAGGCGCTGGACCTAGACTCGTCTGATTTCACGTGGCATTTAAGCAATGGCAATGTTGTCATTCAAACAAAAGGTTGGGGTCATGGCGTTGGAATGAGCCAATTTGGAGCGAATGGAATGGCAAAGGAAGGCAAGAGCTATCGGGAAATTGTTAAACACTATTATCAAGGAATTACGATTGAATCTATGGAATCAATTGAATAG
- the murA gene encoding UDP-N-acetylglucosamine 1-carboxyvinyltransferase, which yields MEKIIVRGGKKLHGSVKVEGAKNAVLPVIAASILAERGSSTIEEVPSLTDVYTMKEVLSNLNVAVDYVDGQFVVHADRPLKTEAPFEYVRKMRASFLVMGPLLARVGRARIALPGGCAIGSRPIEQHLKGFEAMGATVEIGNGFIEASIEGKLQGTKVYLDFPSVGATENIMMAAVLAEGTTILENVAEEPEIVDLANYLNAMGAKVRGAGTGVIRIDGVEYLHGAVHSVIPDRIEAGTFMTAAAITGGNVFVEGAIAEHMRPLVAKMREMGVEIQEEETGLRVIGPETLKAVDIKTMPHPGFPTDMQAQMMALLLRAEGTSVVTETVFENRFMHVEEFRRMNGNIKIEGRSAIVTGPTSLQGAEVGATDLRAGAALVVAGLVADGYTRVTELKHLDRGYVKLTEKLKALGADIERVEEQFENEVVEAAELI from the coding sequence TTGGAAAAAATAATAGTCCGTGGCGGCAAAAAGCTGCACGGCTCCGTGAAGGTAGAGGGTGCAAAAAATGCAGTTCTGCCTGTCATCGCAGCATCGATTTTGGCTGAGCGAGGTTCGAGTACAATCGAAGAAGTGCCATCGCTAACAGATGTATATACAATGAAAGAAGTGTTATCAAATTTAAATGTGGCTGTCGACTATGTCGACGGGCAGTTTGTTGTCCATGCGGACAGACCACTAAAAACAGAGGCGCCATTTGAGTATGTGCGAAAAATGCGTGCGTCATTTTTAGTAATGGGACCTCTTTTAGCGCGTGTAGGTCGTGCTAGAATTGCTTTGCCTGGTGGTTGTGCAATCGGATCACGTCCAATTGAACAACATTTAAAAGGGTTCGAAGCGATGGGTGCCACTGTCGAAATTGGAAATGGCTTTATTGAGGCGAGCATTGAAGGGAAATTACAAGGAACAAAAGTATATCTTGATTTCCCAAGTGTAGGAGCTACAGAAAACATTATGATGGCTGCTGTTCTTGCTGAAGGCACTACGATTCTTGAGAATGTAGCAGAAGAACCAGAAATTGTTGATTTAGCGAACTATCTAAATGCAATGGGTGCAAAAGTAAGAGGTGCAGGTACGGGTGTCATTCGTATTGATGGTGTCGAATACCTTCATGGAGCCGTGCATTCAGTTATTCCGGATCGAATTGAAGCTGGAACATTTATGACCGCTGCAGCTATTACAGGTGGTAATGTGTTTGTTGAAGGTGCAATTGCAGAGCACATGCGACCACTTGTGGCAAAAATGCGGGAAATGGGTGTTGAAATCCAAGAAGAAGAAACAGGTTTGCGTGTGATTGGACCAGAAACATTAAAAGCAGTCGATATTAAAACAATGCCACACCCAGGTTTTCCTACAGACATGCAAGCGCAAATGATGGCTCTCTTACTTCGTGCAGAAGGAACGAGTGTTGTAACAGAAACTGTGTTCGAAAACCGTTTCATGCATGTAGAGGAATTCCGCCGCATGAATGGGAACATTAAAATTGAAGGCAGATCTGCTATTGTAACAGGTCCTACGAGCTTACAAGGAGCAGAAGTAGGAGCAACTGACTTACGAGCTGGTGCTGCGCTTGTTGTTGCTGGTCTCGTTGCAGATGGCTACACACGTGTGACAGAGCTTAAACATTTAGATCGTGGCTACGTGAAGTTGACAGAGAAATTGAAAGCACTTGGTGCTGACATTGAACGTGTTGAAGAACAGTTTGAAAACGAAGTGGTTGAAGCGGCAGAACTGATTTAA
- a CDS encoding YwmB family TATA-box binding protein, with amino-acid sequence MKKMYTVGFLGLILFLCVGMNVASNEAAEIRFNEQVKAIVSLTEKEKLEALGWQVRAKGTEKQYEGTFSELINEFESDYPSFERISVQAGGNDLRAVFTNASTNGLREEMKLFASPMEDGIVLEQSYELIADDAVTVFDFDMFEESLTEFDLNGAELFYQVTAEANHLNEVSLYEQAKVYADELGAIEQEVLNEGTFVSLSAYNEEWSGGIALNDERTMNVQVALRQNPDLGARTAVTLGTPIITTEY; translated from the coding sequence ATGAAAAAGATGTATACAGTCGGTTTTCTCGGATTGATCCTGTTTCTTTGTGTGGGAATGAATGTTGCTTCAAATGAAGCAGCAGAAATACGTTTTAACGAACAAGTGAAAGCTATTGTTTCTTTAACAGAGAAAGAAAAATTAGAAGCGCTAGGTTGGCAAGTTCGTGCCAAAGGAACAGAAAAGCAATATGAAGGTACTTTTTCAGAGCTGATCAATGAATTTGAATCCGATTATCCATCTTTTGAACGTATCTCTGTACAAGCGGGTGGAAATGATTTACGTGCAGTGTTTACAAATGCGTCTACCAACGGCTTGCGTGAAGAAATGAAACTATTTGCCTCACCGATGGAGGATGGCATTGTTTTAGAGCAATCGTACGAGCTTATAGCCGATGATGCAGTAACAGTTTTTGACTTTGATATGTTTGAGGAAAGCCTTACTGAATTTGATTTAAACGGAGCTGAACTTTTTTACCAAGTAACAGCTGAAGCAAATCATTTAAATGAGGTTTCATTATATGAACAAGCAAAGGTCTATGCAGATGAGCTAGGTGCAATTGAGCAGGAAGTGCTTAATGAAGGGACATTTGTATCATTGTCCGCATATAATGAAGAGTGGAGCGGCGGAATTGCTCTAAATGACGAAAGAACCATGAATGTGCAAGTTGCCTTAAGGCAGAACCCAGACTTGGGCGCACGAACAGCGGTAACTTTAGGAACGCCTATAATTACGACTGAATATTGA
- a CDS encoding DUF1146 family protein, producing MTNGLGLEAFIHIVVNLLCLGLAWWALQSFRFDLFVKNPKSKQAAALKVICALALGYLIARFFLDYFQAVQLLPYMF from the coding sequence TTGACGAATGGACTTGGTTTGGAAGCGTTCATACATATTGTCGTGAATCTTCTTTGTCTAGGACTTGCTTGGTGGGCTTTGCAGTCATTTCGCTTCGATCTATTCGTTAAAAATCCTAAGAGCAAGCAGGCTGCCGCATTGAAAGTCATATGTGCGCTAGCGCTGGGTTATTTGATCGCTCGTTTCTTTCTTGATTATTTTCAAGCAGTTCAACTCCTTCCTTATATGTTTTAG
- a CDS encoding F0F1 ATP synthase subunit epsilon — METIQVSVVTPDGAVYTGDAELVVVKTTEGELGVKAKHIPLVSPLTAGPARFIKDGKEEQVAVTGGFIEVRPDQVTILAEAAERPEQINEDRAAKAKERAENRLNDNGGHIDKKRAEIALQRAVTRLNVAKHK; from the coding sequence ATGGAAACAATACAAGTAAGTGTCGTTACTCCAGATGGAGCCGTTTATACGGGCGATGCAGAGCTTGTCGTTGTCAAGACGACTGAAGGAGAACTTGGGGTTAAAGCCAAACATATTCCGCTCGTCTCCCCGCTAACAGCTGGACCTGCTCGTTTTATCAAAGATGGCAAAGAAGAACAGGTTGCTGTCACTGGCGGTTTCATTGAGGTTCGTCCTGATCAAGTCACGATCTTAGCTGAAGCAGCAGAGCGTCCAGAACAGATCAATGAAGATCGAGCTGCAAAAGCGAAAGAGCGTGCAGAAAATCGGTTAAACGACAATGGTGGGCATATTGATAAAAAGCGTGCTGAAATTGCTTTACAACGTGCAGTAACGCGTCTAAATGTAGCGAAACATAAATAA
- the atpD gene encoding F0F1 ATP synthase subunit beta encodes MSTGRIIQITGPVVDVKFPSGQLPQINNALKVTQVGGVNNAVEVTVTLEVALHLGNDTVRTVAMGSTDGLMRGTEAQDTGAPISVPVGDETLGRVFNVLGEEIDLKEPVPASVRRDPIHREAPSFEELTTTTEILETGIKVVDLLAPYTKGGKVGLFGGAGVGKTVLIQELINNVALEHGGISVFAGVGERTREGNDLYHEMTEAGVIKKTAMVFGQMNEPPGARMRVALTGLTMAEYFRDDQGADVLLFVDNIFRFTQAGSEVSALLGRMPSAVGYQPTLATEMGQLQERITSTKKGSVTSIQAIYVPADDYTDPAPATAFAHLDATTNLERKLTEQGIYPAVDPLASTSRALSPEVVGDEHYSVARGVQQTLQKYRELQDIIAILGMEELSEEDKLVVARARRIQFFLSQNFHVAEQFTGQPGSYVPVKETIQGFKDILAGKYDDLPEDAFRLVGRIEEVVEKAKQMA; translated from the coding sequence ATGTCAACAGGCCGTATTATTCAAATTACAGGACCGGTTGTAGACGTTAAGTTTCCAAGTGGCCAACTTCCGCAAATCAATAACGCACTGAAAGTAACTCAAGTAGGCGGCGTAAACAACGCTGTTGAAGTTACAGTGACATTGGAAGTGGCGCTTCACCTTGGAAATGATACGGTCCGCACAGTAGCAATGGGCTCAACCGATGGATTGATGCGTGGTACAGAAGCGCAAGATACAGGTGCTCCGATTTCCGTGCCAGTAGGCGATGAAACACTTGGTCGTGTATTTAATGTCCTTGGAGAAGAAATTGATTTAAAAGAACCAGTTCCGGCTAGTGTTCGTCGTGATCCAATTCACCGTGAGGCACCAAGCTTTGAAGAACTAACGACAACAACTGAAATTCTTGAAACAGGTATTAAAGTTGTTGATTTGCTTGCGCCATATACTAAAGGTGGTAAAGTCGGTCTTTTTGGTGGGGCCGGTGTAGGGAAAACGGTACTTATTCAAGAATTAATCAACAACGTTGCTCTTGAACACGGTGGTATTTCCGTATTTGCCGGTGTTGGTGAGCGTACACGTGAAGGAAATGACTTGTATCATGAAATGACTGAAGCTGGCGTTATTAAGAAAACGGCAATGGTGTTTGGTCAGATGAATGAGCCTCCAGGTGCGCGTATGCGTGTAGCACTTACAGGCCTTACGATGGCAGAATATTTCCGTGATGACCAAGGTGCGGATGTACTCTTGTTCGTTGATAATATTTTCCGCTTTACACAAGCTGGTTCAGAAGTATCTGCACTTCTAGGACGTATGCCGTCAGCGGTAGGTTATCAGCCTACACTTGCAACAGAAATGGGTCAATTACAAGAACGTATTACATCTACGAAAAAAGGATCAGTTACATCAATCCAAGCGATTTATGTACCTGCCGATGACTATACAGATCCAGCTCCTGCGACAGCGTTTGCTCACTTGGATGCAACCACCAACCTTGAGCGTAAACTAACAGAGCAAGGGATTTATCCTGCCGTGGATCCATTGGCATCAACATCACGTGCCCTTTCTCCTGAAGTAGTAGGAGACGAGCATTACAGTGTTGCCCGTGGTGTTCAACAAACATTACAGAAGTACCGTGAGCTTCAAGATATCATTGCCATTCTTGGTATGGAAGAATTATCTGAGGAAGACAAATTGGTTGTTGCTCGTGCACGCCGTATTCAGTTCTTTTTATCTCAGAACTTCCACGTTGCTGAACAGTTTACTGGACAGCCAGGTTCTTATGTACCTGTCAAAGAAACCATCCAAGGCTTTAAGGACATTCTTGCAGGCAAATATGACGATCTTCCGGAAGATGCGTTCCGTCTAGTGGGCCGTATTGAAGAAGTTGTAGAAAAAGCGAAGCAAATGGCCTAA
- the atpG gene encoding ATP synthase F1 subunit gamma: MASLRDIKNRINSTKKTRQITKAMQMVSAAKLNRAQEKAQSYEVYAKKMREVVSNMAEAGSNVSHPMLEERPVKKTGYILITSDTGLAGGYNSGLLRDMMKTIHSRHASTDEYAIIVLGRIGRDLLRTRKQPIIQEMIEVPDQPGFADISGLAKTSVEMFADGIFDELYIWYNHFVSPMTQTVTEQKLLPLTSTEENETTSSGSLYEYEPSEQEILETVLPRYAESLIYGALLDAKASEFGARMTAMSAASDNASSLIDDLTLSYNRARQAAITQEITEIVGGAAALE, encoded by the coding sequence ATGGCTTCTTTGCGCGATATAAAAAACAGAATCAATTCAACGAAAAAAACCCGACAAATTACAAAGGCGATGCAAATGGTATCGGCTGCGAAATTAAATCGGGCTCAAGAAAAAGCTCAAAGCTATGAAGTATACGCAAAGAAAATGCGTGAGGTCGTGAGCAATATGGCGGAGGCGGGCAGTAATGTCAGCCACCCAATGTTGGAAGAACGTCCTGTGAAAAAAACAGGTTACATTCTTATCACATCAGATACAGGCCTTGCTGGTGGGTATAACTCAGGGCTTTTACGCGATATGATGAAAACCATTCATTCAAGACATGCATCGACAGATGAGTATGCAATTATTGTCCTTGGCCGAATTGGACGGGATTTGCTTCGTACACGTAAGCAACCTATTATTCAAGAGATGATCGAAGTACCAGATCAACCAGGTTTTGCAGACATTAGCGGGCTAGCGAAAACGTCGGTTGAAATGTTTGCTGATGGAATTTTTGATGAGCTTTATATTTGGTATAACCATTTCGTTTCGCCAATGACACAGACGGTGACGGAGCAAAAACTGTTACCATTAACGTCTACAGAGGAGAACGAAACAACGAGTAGCGGCAGTTTGTATGAGTATGAACCATCTGAACAGGAAATTCTGGAAACCGTATTGCCGCGTTACGCAGAGAGCTTGATTTACGGAGCGCTGCTTGATGCGAAAGCAAGTGAATTTGGTGCAAGAATGACTGCGATGAGTGCAGCTTCAGATAATGCTTCCTCGCTTATTGATGATTTGACGCTCTCTTATAATCGGGCGCGCCAAGCCGCAATTACGCAGGAGATTACAGAAATTGTTGGCGGTGCAGCCGCTCTCGAATAG
- the atpA gene encoding F0F1 ATP synthase subunit alpha — MASIKATEISSLIKQQIDQYETSVDVQDVGTVIRVGDGIATAYGLDNVMAGELLEFSTGVMGMAQNLEEDSIGIIILGPYSDIREGDEIKRTGRIMEVPVGTELLGRVVNPLGQPIDGLGPIATTKTRPVEGQAPGVMARKSVHEPLQTGIKSIDSMIPIGRGQRELIIGDRQTGKTSIAIDTILNQKDQDMICVYVAIGQKESTVSGVVETLRQRGALDYTIVVSAGASDPAPMLFLAPFTGVSMAEEFMYDGKHVLVVYDDLSKQAAAYREMSLLLRRPPGREAFPGDVFYLHSRLLERAAKLNDDLGGGSITALPFIETQAGDVSAYIPTNVISITDGQVFLQSDLFHSGVRPAVNPGISVSRVGGSAQIKAMKKVAGTLRLDLAAYRELEAFAQFGSDLDASTQARLGRGQRTVELLKQDLNQPLSVEKQVAIIYALTKGYLDDVPVSDCLRFESELFTFLESNHNELLEHIRTTGNLPEESDLKAAIASFKKGFVASNE, encoded by the coding sequence ATGGCAAGCATTAAAGCGACAGAAATCAGCTCGCTCATTAAGCAGCAGATTGACCAATATGAAACGAGTGTAGACGTTCAAGATGTAGGTACCGTTATTCGCGTTGGGGATGGTATTGCTACTGCCTATGGTTTAGATAATGTGATGGCTGGAGAACTACTTGAATTTTCAACTGGTGTAATGGGCATGGCTCAAAACCTTGAAGAAGATAGCATTGGGATTATTATTTTAGGACCGTATAGCGACATTCGTGAAGGGGACGAGATTAAGCGTACTGGACGTATCATGGAAGTACCAGTTGGTACTGAATTGCTTGGACGGGTTGTTAACCCACTAGGTCAACCAATTGATGGACTTGGTCCAATTGCGACAACGAAAACGCGTCCAGTTGAAGGACAAGCACCAGGCGTTATGGCTCGTAAATCAGTTCACGAACCTCTTCAAACTGGAATTAAATCAATTGATTCGATGATTCCAATTGGTCGTGGTCAACGTGAGCTAATTATCGGTGACCGTCAAACAGGTAAAACATCAATTGCAATTGATACAATTCTAAATCAAAAAGACCAAGACATGATTTGTGTATACGTAGCAATCGGTCAAAAAGAATCGACTGTATCGGGTGTTGTTGAAACACTTCGCCAACGTGGCGCGCTTGATTACACAATCGTTGTTTCAGCGGGTGCTTCTGATCCAGCTCCAATGCTATTCTTAGCTCCATTTACTGGTGTCTCAATGGCAGAAGAGTTTATGTATGACGGCAAGCACGTACTTGTTGTCTATGATGATCTTTCAAAACAAGCAGCGGCTTATCGTGAAATGTCACTCTTGCTTCGTCGCCCTCCAGGTCGGGAAGCATTCCCAGGGGATGTATTCTACTTGCACTCCCGTTTGCTTGAGCGTGCTGCAAAATTAAATGATGATTTAGGTGGCGGTTCAATTACTGCTCTACCATTTATTGAAACACAAGCAGGGGATGTATCTGCTTATATTCCAACAAACGTTATCTCAATTACCGATGGACAAGTATTTTTACAATCAGATTTATTCCACTCGGGTGTGCGCCCAGCCGTTAACCCAGGGATCTCCGTATCTCGTGTAGGTGGTTCTGCCCAAATTAAAGCGATGAAAAAAGTTGCTGGTACGCTTCGTCTTGACTTAGCTGCTTACCGCGAACTAGAAGCATTTGCTCAATTTGGATCTGATTTAGATGCTTCCACTCAAGCGCGTTTAGGTCGAGGTCAACGTACAGTTGAACTATTGAAACAAGATTTAAACCAACCGCTTTCAGTTGAAAAACAAGTAGCAATCATTTACGCACTTACTAAAGGGTATTTAGATGATGTACCTGTTTCAGATTGTTTACGTTTTGAGTCAGAGTTGTTCACTTTCCTTGAGAGCAATCATAATGAACTGCTTGAACATATTCGCACAACTGGAAACCTTCCAGAAGAAAGCGATTTGAAAGCAGCAATTGCATCATTCAAAAAAGGCTTTGTAGCCTCAAACGAATAA
- a CDS encoding F0F1 ATP synthase subunit delta, whose protein sequence is MSNKAVANRYAVALFELGQEKGQVDQFESDLELVREVFNETPELLKVLRLPGLPLEQKQELLTRSFENNVHQTVFKTISRLLELGRFMIIPELAQEYKQLNDEIKGIAEANVYSAKPLSDDEKQQIAVVFAPKVGKRALEINNIVNKELLGGIKVRVGDRVFDGSVKGQLDRLEKGLLAGN, encoded by the coding sequence ATGAGCAACAAAGCGGTAGCCAATCGTTACGCTGTTGCTCTTTTTGAGTTAGGCCAAGAAAAAGGACAAGTAGACCAATTCGAAAGCGATCTTGAACTCGTGCGTGAAGTATTTAATGAAACGCCAGAATTGCTTAAAGTACTCCGGTTGCCTGGACTACCTCTTGAGCAAAAGCAAGAGCTGCTTACGCGTTCGTTTGAAAACAACGTTCATCAAACGGTTTTTAAAACAATCTCACGGTTATTGGAACTTGGTCGTTTTATGATCATTCCCGAGTTGGCTCAAGAATATAAACAACTGAATGATGAAATAAAAGGAATTGCAGAGGCGAATGTGTATTCAGCCAAACCTCTTTCCGACGATGAAAAACAACAAATTGCTGTTGTCTTTGCTCCAAAAGTAGGGAAACGAGCTCTTGAAATAAACAATATTGTAAACAAAGAATTGCTTGGTGGAATCAAAGTCCGTGTCGGTGACCGTGTCTTTGATGGTAGTGTAAAAGGTCAACTGGATCGTCTTGAAAAAGGCCTTCTTGCAGGAAATTAA